Proteins encoded by one window of Torulaspora delbrueckii CBS 1146 chromosome 2, complete genome:
- the ROY1 gene encoding Roy1p (similar to Saccharomyces cerevisiae YMR258C; ancestral locus Anc_8.810) has translation MSVQDQLLTVLTKTCQFLNQNDVLSLAQTSRSIHDQLAIEQLYRNVIITKDPVCRSDAWFLDGDQSYLSGYRALKKSADQNDLFLYDRIERFIESPHLKYVKTLVIQDRVFADSETGNLLLRQLLDKIISLDVIEDLEIRDKTLFDEFYDEILNLSHLTKIKILDLKSLEKTKSLSSLETLEWVCDSREISHLQLSPKVKEMLSVSLRKAELIIDHANCSSLPLFSYLQSQGVKCHSLRSLKFNHLHEVNSHDKHIQEQDIAHLEEVVNLGKLEQLELGLSCEDIGCGCIDEFLMELAPHLTSLNKLGLIERTIVETSDHKVKEDWDITICKFILHIPHVGSNLKELSVRHQTPLNGLSDDSVHGNYFRRRTLYETVLPKLKALQTLMAPTMLQSLSAYEVIVCDLLWNGCQCNYCKKVLPIFDQYIMNHQYYSKESGRYMDVIPTVFFAYAGHFLTHNFLGQSSWDLSTFNFPPSSRAWNLHGYEALHHFENYECLFDESTFGPLAVVITHFFDEYMDSLVQMLPNLRRALFSGIYYAVDSDSHTYETMYT, from the coding sequence ATGTCGGTGCAGGATCAATTGTTGACAGTTTTGACCAAAACCTGTCAGTTTTTGAATCAAAATGATGTATTGTCGCTGGCGCAGACTTCCAGATCCATTCACGATCAATTAGCTATTGAACAATTATATCGCAATGTAATCATTACTAAGGATCCTGTATGTAGAAGTGATGCGTGGTTTCTAGATGGTGATCAATCCTATTTAAGTGGCTACAGAGCGTTGAAAAAGAGTGCTGATCAAAATGACTTGTTCCTTTATGATAGGATTGAGAGATTCATAGAATCTCCACATTTAAAGTATGTCAAGACACTGGTCATTCAAGATCGTGTGTTTGCAGACAGTGAAACAGGCAATCTCTTACTCCGACAACTACTGGACAAAATTATCAGCCTTGATGTTATCGAGGACCTCGAGATCAGAGACAAGACCctatttgatgaattttaCGATGAGATTTTAAACCTGAGCCACTTGACGAAAATTAAGATCTTAGACTTGAAGTCATTGGAGAAGACGAAATCTTTATCCAGTTTGGAAACGCTGGAATGGGTTTGTGACAGCCGCGAAATCTCGCACTTGCAATTGTCACCTAAAGTTAAAGAAATGTTGTCTGTAAGTTTGAGAAAGGCAGAGTTGATTATTGATCATGCAAACTGCTCAAGCCTTCCACTCTTTTCGTATTTGCAATCTCAGGGAGTGAAATGTCACTCATTAAGATCCCTGAAATTCAATCATTTGCATGAAGTCAATTCCCATGATAAGCATATACAGGAGCAAGATATAGCTCACTTAGAGGAAGTAGTCAACTTGGGGAAACTGGAACAGTTAGAGCTTGGTCTTTCTTGCGAAGATATAGGATGTGGTTGCATTGATGAATTCCTGATGGAGCTTGCTCCCCATTTAACATCTCTCAATAAACTGGGGCTGATCGAGCGAACGATTGTGGAGACATCCGATCATAAGGTTAAAGAAGATTGGGATATCACaatttgcaaattcattcTCCATATCCCTCATGTGGGCTCTAActtgaaggaattgagtGTGAGACACCAAACCCCACTAAATGGACTTTCAGATGACAGTGTGCATGGGAACTATTTCCGAAGAAGAACGCTTTACGAGACAGTTTTACCTAAATTGAAAGCTTTACAGACACTAATGGCTCCCACAATGCTACAATCTCTGAGTGCATATGAAGTCATTGTTTGCGACCTGTTGTGGAATGGTTGCCAATGCAATTATTGCAAAAAAGTCCTGccaatttttgatcaataTATCATGAACCACCAATACTACTCTAAGGAAAGTGGAAGGTACATGGACGTTATACCCACGGTGTTCTTCGCATACGCGGGTCATTTCTTGACTCACAATTTCTTGGGACAGAGCTCTTGGGACTTGAGTACCTTCAATTTTCCACCTTCATCGCGTGCCTGGAATCTACATGGATATGAAGCTTTACATCATTTTGAAAACTATGAATGTTTGTTCGATGAGTCCACCTTCGGCCCTCTAGCCGTGGTTATCACGCATTTCTTCGATGAATACATGGACAGCTTAGTGCAAATGCTTCCTAACCTGAGAAGGGCACTGTTCTCCGGGATATACTATGCTGTGGACAGTGATTCTCATACCTATGAAACGATGTACACCTAA